A region of bacterium DNA encodes the following proteins:
- a CDS encoding PorV/PorQ family protein → MMRRENLLPIICLVCLLGMPLIAQSAHDAGSDSALYLGTGARAVAMGQAGVTFSDSGFTANWNPGALGFVPKITASLQHASLFGDALHESLGFVYPTLDWGSASVTLARLEVGGIERRDTANLPSGNFGMIEQQLLAAYGYNIWGPVALGAALRIHDLRLDGRVGTAPGMDAGILFKQPITSNPLKEIRLGVSCRNAISPMIRLKDETDRLFAVYRLGGGASMELIPDFPDQLKLHVEAEKPERSDIRWHAGMEYTLYTIFSLRGGWDHEYFSTGLGVTYLGITLDYAVSFPAIGMRHLATLSFAFGHDIETRKAHRVANEEKRRQAVVRKLKEKIIQEYRREAENLAAKQQFDEAAKLWEKVLDWDPEDAEAKQQLAHAHKEVIRLENARDLKSANTFMRKKHYIDVMVECQRVLERDPKNQIAKALYAQAEKKARKLGTFSLTTNVKMLEKIRQEYRLGLTAYTRRDYKKAVQHWETVIKTTPLQKQVYRYLQAARSRIMQAQKPKIRTVVKTESKQQKMYKEAVSLSRSGKLKEAVRSWENLVKENPTDKDAAKNLNKTRQNLIESQKKGIRW, encoded by the coding sequence ATGATGCGGCGCGAAAACCTGCTTCCGATTATCTGCCTGGTCTGTCTCCTGGGCATGCCGCTGATTGCACAGAGCGCGCATGATGCCGGAAGCGACTCCGCCCTTTACTTAGGAACCGGCGCGCGTGCAGTTGCCATGGGGCAAGCCGGGGTTACTTTTTCTGATTCCGGTTTTACCGCCAATTGGAATCCCGGGGCCTTGGGCTTTGTGCCGAAGATAACCGCCTCATTGCAGCACGCCTCCCTTTTTGGTGATGCCCTGCATGAAAGTCTGGGGTTTGTTTACCCCACGCTGGATTGGGGTTCCGCCTCCGTGACCCTTGCCCGTCTGGAAGTCGGGGGTATCGAACGGCGGGATACCGCAAATCTTCCCAGCGGGAATTTCGGTATGATCGAGCAGCAGCTTCTAGCTGCCTATGGTTATAACATCTGGGGCCCGGTCGCACTGGGTGCCGCTTTACGAATTCATGATCTGCGGCTTGACGGCAGGGTCGGAACAGCACCCGGCATGGATGCCGGTATTTTATTCAAACAACCGATCACATCCAACCCGCTCAAAGAAATCCGGCTGGGAGTTTCCTGCCGCAATGCGATTTCACCCATGATCCGGCTCAAAGATGAAACCGATCGACTTTTCGCTGTCTATCGCCTCGGGGGAGGCGCTTCAATGGAGTTAATCCCTGATTTCCCCGACCAACTGAAACTTCATGTGGAAGCGGAAAAACCGGAGCGCTCGGATATTCGTTGGCATGCAGGTATGGAATACACCCTCTACACCATTTTTTCTTTGCGCGGCGGATGGGATCATGAATATTTTTCAACCGGTCTGGGTGTCACCTATCTCGGAATCACGCTTGACTATGCGGTCAGTTTCCCGGCAATCGGCATGCGTCATTTGGCAACCCTATCCTTTGCTTTTGGTCATGATATAGAAACCCGTAAAGCACACCGTGTTGCCAATGAAGAAAAACGCCGCCAGGCGGTTGTCCGCAAATTAAAAGAAAAAATCATCCAGGAATACCGCCGCGAGGCCGAAAACCTGGCTGCCAAACAACAATTCGATGAAGCCGCCAAACTCTGGGAAAAAGTCCTGGATTGGGACCCGGAGGATGCAGAAGCAAAACAACAATTAGCCCATGCACACAAAGAAGTCATCCGGCTGGAAAATGCACGTGATCTTAAATCCGCCAACACTTTCATGCGCAAAAAACATTACATTGATGTCATGGTCGAATGCCAACGTGTGCTGGAACGCGATCCGAAAAACCAAATTGCCAAAGCACTCTATGCTCAGGCTGAAAAAAAGGCCCGCAAATTGGGCACGTTCTCTTTGACCACCAATGTCAAAATGTTGGAAAAAATCCGGCAGGAGTACCGGCTGGGGCTAACCGCTTATACCCGGCGGGACTATAAAAAAGCAGTGCAGCACTGGGAAACCGTTATTAAAACAACCCCGCTCCAAAAACAAGTCTATCGCTATTTACAAGCGGCACGCTCCCGGATTATGCAAGCCCAAAAACCCAAAATCAGAACCGTGGTGAAAACGGAGAGTAAGCAGCAGAAGATGTACAAAGAAGCGGTTTCACTCTCGCGCAGCGGCAAGCTCAAAGAAGCGGTCAGAAGCTGGGAGAATTTAGTCAAAGAAAATCCTACTGACAAAGACGCTGCCAAAAACCTGAACAAAACACGGCAAAACCTGATTGAAAGCCAGAAAAAAGGTATCCGGTGGTAA
- a CDS encoding MerR family transcriptional regulator produces MRSIGEVARLINVHTQTVRNWEKKGLILPNRIGQVRIFSTFDVQRCQQIKKYSGRGIHAEGIRELLRINGQSLKENKGEA; encoded by the coding sequence ATGCGCTCAATCGGTGAAGTTGCGCGTCTCATAAATGTACATACTCAGACGGTGAGAAACTGGGAAAAGAAAGGACTTATCTTGCCCAATCGCATCGGCCAGGTGCGAATTTTTTCTACCTTTGATGTTCAGCGTTGCCAGCAGATTAAGAAATATTCAGGCCGCGGCATTCATGCCGAAGGGATTCGCGAGCTGCTCAGAATTAACGGACAGTCGCTCAAGGAAAATAAGGGGGAAGCATGA
- the nadD gene encoding nicotinate-nucleotide adenylyltransferase, giving the protein MRIGVFGGTFDPIHFGHLRVAQEVTERMTLDRVLFMPAGCPPHRRVPHASARHRFAMTQCAVSGNPKFAASDIELTRTGKSYTIDTLQILADKYAKANLFLLIGADQCVKLHKWYRSLELFDFCRVVAISRPGNDLHQIQAQLRDDFPPAILRKISFHKVSALEISSTEIRKAARQKRSIRYLVPKKVQDYIIYHQLYQIDENVC; this is encoded by the coding sequence ATGAGGATAGGGGTTTTTGGCGGGACATTTGATCCGATTCATTTCGGTCATCTTCGGGTTGCTCAGGAAGTGACCGAACGGATGACGTTGGACCGCGTTTTATTTATGCCTGCCGGTTGTCCGCCGCACCGGCGGGTGCCTCATGCATCCGCCCGTCACCGTTTTGCCATGACACAGTGCGCAGTTTCGGGCAATCCGAAGTTTGCCGCTTCGGATATTGAACTTACCCGGACCGGGAAGTCCTATACCATTGATACGCTGCAGATTCTGGCGGATAAATATGCCAAGGCCAATCTCTTTTTACTCATCGGTGCGGATCAGTGTGTCAAACTCCACAAATGGTACCGCTCCCTGGAGTTATTTGATTTTTGCCGGGTGGTGGCGATCTCACGACCGGGAAATGATTTACATCAGATTCAGGCGCAATTACGTGATGATTTTCCGCCGGCCATTTTGCGGAAAATATCCTTTCATAAAGTCAGTGCCTTGGAGATATCCTCCACCGAGATACGGAAGGCGGCCCGGCAAAAACGGAGCATCCGTTATCTGGTTCCGAAAAAGGTTCAGGATTACATTATTTATCACCAGCTGTATCAAATTGATGAGAATGTCTGTTAA
- a CDS encoding DUF4388 domain-containing protein, whose protein sequence is MFGELTNVSVGGMLRLLFVYHQTGRLKVRGEDGEGEIFMERGMIVGTNKAAGKLKEELLRLLQLKKGHFHFQKLETLTVKQKQGVFAEIESSILEASRSTVSQEAAEYLPGDEVVLQLAPVAGDRQMMQLTFLRDEWNLMTRINGEDSMSMVREKSGIRKGRAIQIIYGLLSAGIIRKIRFKIPKVIEIATQELGNMGEALVRQAFRKLRMDQSRMHMRQLIDLLNELERNIALLLGPTRAKTIIGLMWEGSKR, encoded by the coding sequence ATGTTTGGAGAGCTCACGAATGTCAGTGTAGGCGGCATGCTCAGATTGCTTTTTGTGTACCATCAAACCGGGCGTTTAAAAGTGCGCGGGGAGGATGGTGAAGGTGAGATTTTTATGGAGCGGGGCATGATTGTCGGCACCAATAAAGCCGCGGGTAAACTCAAAGAGGAGTTGCTCCGCCTGCTGCAGCTGAAAAAGGGACACTTTCATTTTCAGAAGCTGGAAACTTTAACAGTTAAGCAAAAACAGGGAGTGTTTGCTGAGATTGAGAGCAGCATTCTTGAGGCTTCGCGCAGTACTGTTTCGCAAGAAGCTGCTGAATACCTGCCGGGCGATGAAGTGGTCCTGCAGCTGGCGCCGGTGGCTGGGGACCGTCAGATGATGCAGCTCACGTTTTTGCGCGATGAGTGGAATTTGATGACACGGATCAACGGTGAGGACTCCATGTCCATGGTCCGGGAGAAAAGCGGTATTCGAAAAGGGCGCGCCATACAAATTATTTATGGATTGCTTTCTGCGGGCATCATCAGGAAGATCCGCTTTAAAATACCGAAAGTGATTGAGATTGCCACACAGGAATTGGGCAATATGGGAGAAGCGTTGGTCCGTCAGGCGTTCAGGAAACTGCGCATGGACCAAAGCCGGATGCATATGCGTCAATTGATTGATTTGCTTAATGAGCTGGAGCGTAATATCGCACTTTTGCTGGGACCGACACGGGCCAAGACCATTATTGGTTTGATGTGGGAAGGGTCAAAACGCTAA
- a CDS encoding late competence development ComFB family protein — protein sequence MKLKNYMEDAVKHVLDEMLEKRMPDVCKCSRCRLDISAYALNHLPSKYVVTDLGHTFTRVAEMQQQFSADIVVAISKGIKQVEKKPRH from the coding sequence ATGAAACTAAAAAATTACATGGAAGATGCTGTGAAACATGTTTTGGATGAAATGCTGGAAAAACGTATGCCCGATGTTTGTAAATGCAGCCGTTGTCGTCTGGATATTAGCGCGTATGCCTTGAATCATTTGCCTTCGAAATATGTTGTGACCGATCTCGGTCATACGTTTACACGCGTGGCTGAGATGCAGCAGCAATTTAGCGCGGATATTGTGGTGGCAATTAGTAAAGGGATTAAACAGGTCGAAAAAAAACCCAGACATTAG
- a CDS encoding response regulator, whose amino-acid sequence MEKFKIMVVDDEPDIVKLVKISLEMANYAVVEAFSGVEALEKIKEVIPDLFLLDIMMPDMNGYEVCEKLKADDRTKDVPVVMLTAKGQKGDAEQGLKVGADDYIIKPFDPYELGEQISEILRKE is encoded by the coding sequence ATGGAAAAGTTTAAAATTATGGTGGTGGATGATGAACCGGATATTGTTAAGTTGGTGAAGATTTCTCTGGAGATGGCAAACTATGCGGTGGTGGAGGCTTTTTCGGGTGTTGAGGCACTGGAAAAAATCAAAGAAGTCATCCCCGACCTTTTTTTATTGGATATCATGATGCCGGATATGAATGGGTATGAAGTCTGTGAAAAACTCAAAGCGGATGACCGGACCAAAGATGTGCCGGTGGTGATGCTGACCGCCAAAGGACAGAAAGGTGATGCTGAGCAGGGGCTGAAAGTCGGGGCGGATGATTATATCATCAAACCATTTGATCCCTATGAATTGGGTGAACAGATATCGGAGATATTGAGAAAAGAATAA